The following are encoded in a window of Haloarcula laminariae genomic DNA:
- a CDS encoding DUF7115 domain-containing protein, with translation MDIPDLVKQELGDEEIQAGVTLGDEDAVCFTPTRTLVYRGEGLLSDEKVESYPYDFERLTISTGRRKTKFTLVYTDEKRDFGVPGNRADAVLERLIEGALRVSDAIGAEERVTGVFRFSELTLVITEERLLKHLGSVTWDSDFETYPFDAVTGLEFEKGSVATAIVLAVNDRPERIKAPSDQAPAVRKTLQEALFAFHEVSSLADLNAKVAGDDGDEADGDSSELDLETGIDPLVSDDGEETETVESADAGRQPDTPSTDSGDGQGDIAALEQQVAELTAAVERQNERIAAQDETIQALIEELRQGR, from the coding sequence ATGGATATACCAGACCTCGTCAAACAGGAACTCGGAGACGAGGAGATTCAGGCCGGCGTCACGCTCGGCGACGAGGACGCGGTCTGTTTCACACCGACCAGAACGCTCGTCTACCGCGGCGAGGGCCTACTGAGCGACGAGAAAGTCGAGTCCTACCCCTACGACTTCGAGCGGCTGACTATCTCGACCGGCCGTCGGAAGACGAAGTTCACGCTCGTCTACACCGACGAAAAGCGGGACTTCGGTGTCCCGGGGAACCGTGCCGACGCCGTCCTCGAACGCCTCATCGAGGGGGCACTGCGGGTCTCTGACGCTATCGGCGCCGAGGAGCGCGTCACCGGCGTCTTCCGCTTCAGCGAGCTCACGCTCGTTATCACCGAGGAGCGCCTGCTGAAACACCTGGGCAGTGTCACCTGGGACAGCGACTTCGAGACATACCCGTTCGACGCCGTCACCGGGCTGGAGTTCGAGAAGGGGTCGGTCGCGACGGCCATCGTCCTCGCCGTCAACGACCGACCGGAGCGAATCAAGGCGCCCAGCGACCAGGCGCCCGCGGTCCGCAAGACGCTCCAGGAGGCGCTGTTTGCCTTCCACGAGGTGTCGTCGCTGGCCGACCTCAACGCGAAGGTGGCCGGCGACGACGGGGACGAGGCCGACGGCGACAGCTCGGAGCTGGACCTGGAGACCGGTATCGACCCGCTGGTGAGCGACGACGGCGAGGAGACGGAGACGGTAGAATCGGCTGACGCCGGTCGCCAGCCCGACACCCCGTCGACCGACAGCGGCGATGGGCAGGGCGATATCGCCGCGCTCGAACAGCAGGTCGCGGAACTCACCGCGGCCGTCGAGCGACAGAACGAACGCATCGCGGCACAGGACGAGACGATTCAGGCGCTCATCGAGGAGCTACGCCAGGGTCGTTGA
- a CDS encoding FG-GAP repeat protein — translation MNRRGVLRSGAVVGGGLVAAAMSGGGVSARTDGDSEEVDGYISHSSYRKLTGSDDVACVPNVEGWGDTFYVARVAEDSDGEAGVAVEVPGPSATAGETERFGAYTVTASEDVDLAGGPSGHGPWGQPCGSWLFVGSDTTLATGGVYRVTGSESTESLGADFEDVTAVDSDGAALGSPMDLVRVSLERLSPGEQWMQVEKLVRGGLDAGFGVSTAIDGDTAVIGADGEAAAYVLTLTDYGWVTEAKLGDETEITGNDVAVSGETILVDAPGTTEQNDAVSVFTRSDGRWERQATLAPDDLAPDDGFASAFDIDGDTIAVGAPEDDGTGGDSEGTVHVFTRSDGTWTRETTLEETRTDVNDEAEGLGYDVAVDGDTIVAGAPYTIYYDFGYASVGGALVFSRSGGGWTQQAFLRSEDVIDEDRQGQSVAIDGDTAVVASHDAHKEDVAGADAGAAWVYTRDGADWTQQAKLTPDDWDTRDWFGYSVSLDGDRLIVGADIFDGVGNDARGAAYIFTRDGQEWDQLVKLTADDGDPYDKFGYDVALDGDTAFVCAVDERGGSAARTGATYLFQR, via the coding sequence ATGAACCGGCGTGGCGTTCTTCGCAGCGGCGCGGTCGTCGGTGGGGGACTGGTGGCAGCCGCGATGTCCGGCGGGGGCGTCAGCGCGCGAACCGACGGCGACAGCGAGGAAGTGGACGGCTACATCAGCCACTCGTCGTACCGCAAACTGACGGGGTCCGACGACGTGGCCTGCGTCCCGAACGTCGAGGGGTGGGGTGACACCTTCTACGTGGCGCGGGTTGCCGAAGATAGCGACGGTGAGGCCGGCGTCGCCGTCGAGGTCCCGGGCCCGTCGGCGACCGCGGGCGAGACCGAGCGCTTCGGGGCCTACACTGTCACGGCTTCGGAAGACGTCGACCTCGCCGGCGGGCCCAGCGGCCACGGTCCCTGGGGGCAGCCCTGTGGTAGCTGGCTGTTCGTCGGGTCCGACACGACGCTGGCGACCGGCGGCGTCTATCGGGTTACCGGGAGTGAGAGTACCGAGTCGCTGGGCGCCGACTTCGAGGACGTCACGGCGGTCGACAGCGACGGCGCGGCGCTCGGCTCGCCGATGGACCTCGTGCGCGTCTCACTGGAGCGGCTGTCACCCGGAGAACAGTGGATGCAGGTGGAAAAACTGGTCAGGGGCGGGCTAGACGCCGGCTTCGGTGTGTCCACCGCAATCGACGGCGACACGGCGGTTATCGGCGCCGACGGCGAGGCGGCCGCGTACGTCCTCACGCTCACCGACTACGGTTGGGTCACGGAGGCGAAACTCGGTGACGAAACGGAGATAACCGGAAACGACGTGGCCGTCAGCGGGGAGACGATACTCGTCGACGCGCCCGGCACGACCGAACAGAACGACGCCGTCAGTGTCTTTACGCGTTCGGACGGGCGCTGGGAGAGACAGGCGACGCTCGCGCCCGACGACCTCGCCCCCGACGACGGGTTCGCCAGCGCGTTCGACATCGACGGCGACACCATCGCCGTGGGCGCGCCCGAAGACGACGGTACCGGCGGGGACAGCGAAGGGACGGTCCACGTCTTCACGCGGTCCGACGGGACGTGGACCCGGGAGACGACGCTCGAAGAGACCCGCACCGACGTGAACGACGAGGCCGAGGGGCTGGGCTACGACGTGGCGGTCGACGGGGACACCATCGTCGCCGGCGCCCCCTACACCATCTACTACGACTTCGGCTACGCCTCGGTCGGCGGCGCGCTCGTCTTCAGCCGCTCCGGCGGTGGGTGGACCCAGCAGGCGTTCCTCCGGAGCGAGGACGTCATCGACGAGGACCGACAGGGCCAGTCGGTGGCGATAGACGGCGACACGGCGGTCGTGGCGAGCCACGACGCACACAAGGAGGACGTCGCCGGAGCCGACGCCGGGGCCGCCTGGGTCTACACCCGGGACGGGGCAGACTGGACGCAGCAGGCGAAGCTCACCCCCGACGACTGGGACACCCGGGACTGGTTCGGCTATTCGGTCTCGCTCGACGGCGACCGCCTCATCGTCGGCGCCGATATCTTCGACGGGGTGGGCAACGACGCCCGCGGCGCGGCGTACATCTTCACCCGCGACGGTCAGGAGTGGGACCAGCTGGTGAAGCTTACCGCCGACGACGGCGACCCTTACGACAAGTTCGGGTACGACGTCGCGCTCGACGGCGACACAGCGTTCGTCTGTGCCGTCGACGAACGGGGCGGAAGCGCCGCAAGGACGGGGGCGACGTATCTCTTCCAGCGGTGA
- a CDS encoding nuclear transport factor 2 family protein yields MDARATIHEYYDSLRHGAPLDTFFADDRPGDDAIVKVGISERLVGSDRVRAGLRDQTASTSDWSVDSRDLRVTQRDSVAWFSDDVAMAWTDGGERHEFDSRWSGVLERRDGDWAFVGMHVSAATEL; encoded by the coding sequence ATGGACGCGCGAGCCACCATCCACGAGTACTACGACTCGCTGCGCCACGGGGCACCGCTCGATACCTTCTTCGCCGACGACCGTCCCGGGGACGACGCCATCGTGAAGGTCGGCATCAGCGAGCGGCTGGTCGGCTCCGACCGCGTCCGGGCGGGACTGCGCGACCAGACCGCCTCGACGAGCGACTGGTCCGTCGACAGCCGCGACCTGCGCGTCACCCAGCGTGACTCGGTCGCGTGGTTCAGCGACGACGTGGCGATGGCCTGGACCGACGGGGGCGAGCGCCACGAGTTCGACAGCCGCTGGAGCGGCGTCCTGGAACGCCGCGACGGGGACTGGGCCTTCGTCGGGATGCACGTCAGCGCCGCGACCGAACTGTAG
- a CDS encoding zinc-dependent alcohol dehydrogenase family protein: protein MRAAIYNGPGDIAIEEVPKPTLDSPTDAIVRVTHTAICGSDLWFYRGESDREEGSRVGHEPMGIVEAVGEDVTSVEPGDRVFAPFVISCGHCEFCRKGLHTSCVNGDSWGGENGGCQGEYIRATQADGTLVRVPDRHADDEETLRSILPLTDVLGTGHHAAVSAGVGEGDTCIVVGDGAVGLCGVLAARRLGAERIIAMGHHEDRLEIAEQFGATETVAARGEEAVERATELTHGGANHVIECVGAASAMDTAIDVCRPGGTVGYVGVPHGVDESGIDVFGLFRQNRTLRGGVAPVRAYAEELLADVLQGTLDPSPIFTKTVDLDGVPEGYQAMDEREAIKVLVTL from the coding sequence ATGCGCGCTGCAATCTACAACGGCCCCGGCGACATCGCAATCGAGGAGGTCCCGAAGCCGACTCTCGACTCCCCCACCGACGCCATCGTCCGGGTCACACACACGGCCATCTGTGGCTCGGACCTGTGGTTCTACCGCGGCGAGAGCGACCGCGAGGAGGGGTCCCGCGTCGGCCACGAACCGATGGGCATCGTCGAGGCGGTCGGCGAGGACGTCACCTCGGTCGAGCCCGGCGACCGCGTCTTCGCCCCCTTCGTCATCAGCTGTGGCCACTGCGAGTTCTGCCGGAAGGGGCTGCACACCTCCTGTGTCAACGGCGACTCCTGGGGCGGCGAGAACGGCGGCTGCCAGGGCGAGTACATCCGGGCGACACAGGCCGACGGGACGCTCGTCAGAGTGCCCGACCGGCACGCCGACGACGAGGAGACGCTCAGGTCGATTCTGCCCCTGACCGACGTGCTGGGGACGGGCCACCACGCCGCTGTCAGTGCGGGCGTCGGCGAGGGCGACACCTGTATCGTCGTCGGTGACGGCGCGGTCGGGCTGTGTGGCGTGCTCGCGGCCCGGCGGCTGGGCGCCGAGCGCATCATCGCGATGGGCCACCACGAGGACCGACTGGAAATAGCCGAGCAGTTCGGCGCGACCGAGACCGTCGCCGCCCGCGGCGAGGAAGCGGTCGAGCGCGCGACGGAACTCACCCACGGCGGGGCGAACCACGTCATAGAGTGCGTGGGCGCCGCGTCGGCGATGGACACCGCCATCGACGTCTGTCGTCCCGGCGGCACCGTCGGCTACGTCGGCGTCCCCCACGGGGTCGACGAGTCGGGTATCGACGTCTTCGGACTCTTCCGGCAGAACCGCACGCTCCGGGGCGGCGTCGCACCGGTTCGGGCCTACGCGGAGGAACTGCTCGCCGACGTGTTGCAAGGGACGCTGGACCCGTCACCGATATTCACCAAGACCGTCGACCTCGACGGCGTTCCGGAGGGGTACCAGGCGATGGACGAACGGGAAGCGATCAAAGTCCTCGTGACGCTCTGA
- a CDS encoding response regulator transcription factor: MQTTATEETTVLVVDDERDVAELYATWLGTDHDVRSANGGQEALDRVDGVDVVFLDRQMPAMSGDEVLDEIEARGVDCRVVMVTAVDPGFDIVEMPFDDYLTKPVDRNDLLETVEAMRTRDTYDEHLQEYFAMASKKATLESEKNPVELDAHEEYREVSERVEALRERADSAVDELDDFESAFRDFPGG; encoded by the coding sequence GTGCAAACAACAGCAACAGAGGAAACGACCGTTCTCGTCGTCGACGACGAGCGGGACGTCGCCGAGCTGTACGCGACCTGGCTCGGGACGGACCACGACGTGCGGAGTGCCAACGGCGGGCAGGAGGCACTGGACCGCGTCGACGGCGTCGATGTCGTGTTTCTGGACCGTCAGATGCCGGCGATGTCCGGCGACGAAGTACTCGACGAAATCGAGGCGCGGGGAGTCGACTGCCGCGTGGTTATGGTCACAGCGGTCGACCCGGGCTTCGACATCGTCGAGATGCCCTTCGACGACTACCTGACGAAACCGGTAGACCGGAACGATTTGCTAGAGACGGTCGAGGCGATGCGGACCCGGGACACCTACGACGAACACCTCCAGGAGTACTTCGCGATGGCCTCGAAGAAAGCCACGCTCGAATCCGAGAAGAACCCGGTCGAACTCGACGCACACGAGGAGTACCGCGAGGTGAGCGAGCGGGTCGAGGCCCTCCGGGAGCGGGCCGACTCCGCCGTCGACGAACTCGACGATTTCGAGTCGGCGTTCAGGGACTTCCCGGGCGGATAA
- a CDS encoding ribonuclease H, whose protein sequence is MAAYGRPTLRDLFDESPTPHIAHPPRSHHRDFYIATDGSFRPHSGGPVNGDRTPTESGGLGVVIETLDGERVVRLSVPDSAPDNNVAEYRALHLGLDVLATRAPDDARVGLLIDHDQLAENVNAESLATHGSAYDPPHGVSVPPATGLHWRGIQARINGFDEVRAARISGDRNPAHPLANAPDQYDHVNTEADRCLRTESASSDERVPPPSRADRGEAID, encoded by the coding sequence ATGGCCGCTTATGGCCGGCCGACGTTACGAGACCTGTTCGATGAGTCACCCACTCCGCATATCGCTCACCCGCCTCGTAGCCACCATCGGGACTTCTACATCGCTACCGACGGCTCGTTCCGACCCCACAGCGGCGGGCCGGTAAACGGCGACCGGACACCGACCGAGTCCGGCGGGCTGGGCGTCGTCATCGAGACGCTCGACGGCGAGCGCGTGGTCCGGCTCTCGGTTCCGGACAGCGCCCCCGACAACAACGTCGCGGAGTATCGCGCGCTCCACCTGGGGCTGGACGTCCTCGCCACGCGAGCGCCCGACGACGCGCGCGTGGGGCTGCTTATCGACCACGACCAGTTGGCGGAGAACGTAAACGCCGAGTCGCTCGCGACACACGGCTCGGCCTACGACCCGCCACACGGCGTCAGCGTGCCGCCGGCGACGGGGCTGCACTGGCGGGGCATCCAGGCCCGCATCAACGGCTTCGACGAGGTCAGGGCCGCACGCATCTCCGGCGACCGGAACCCCGCCCACCCGCTCGCCAACGCGCCCGACCAGTACGACCACGTCAACACCGAGGCGGACCGCTGTCTCCGGACGGAGTCCGCGAGTAGCGACGAGCGGGTCCCCCCGCCGTCGCGTGCCGACCGCGGCGAGGCGATAGACTGA